GCAAGGATTATCAGCAACCTCTCCTCCAGCCAAGTCCTACAACATGAAATAACTTATAAATTGACATGCCAATGTGTAAAAACTTGTTGAGAATCCAAAATTGAACGACAACCAACCTCAAGAAAACCTCGAAACCCTTCTGAATTTGGAGAGTGAACTTCATTGTCACTATCGGGAGGGCTGCCAGCTAGAGTGTTTGAACCTTCTTGCTTCCTACCTGCTGCCGATTTAAAACTGAACTCGTCGCATGTTTCTTCTGCACCCCAGATATTGGAATGGGATGTATGGGCAGACTGCTCTGCGACTTGGTAACGAGAAGTATGAAGGGCAACAGCAGCATCGAACGAGTCGTAGCTGCAAGAATTATCAAGAAGAGCATTTTTGACACTAGAGGTCCCTGGACAATCCAATTTAGCACCCTTGGATGCTTCTGTCAGTAAGTATCCAACACTGATATCAGTAAGTGTATCTGCCCACTCAACTTCAGACATTGCAACACACTTCATTCCCTGATAAACCTAAAGTATAATATAACAGTTAGAGCTAAAGGATCAACCACAGCAATGTTCATTTAACAAAAGTATGCAGGAAACAGAAAGTAGGACCTCAGTGGCTTGGTCAGGAACTTGTTCTTGATGTTGACTGCCAGACTGTGAGGGGGATACATTGGTGGACTGCTCTTCTTCAGCATTCTTGTCTGTACTAGATGGTGTACCAAGCAACAATGATGATTGGTCATTTGAATTACAAGATGGATGCTCTGAAGTAAAGCCACCGAGAGAAGTAGAATCCTTTTGTGCGCAAGCCTCTGAGGAAGATTTCACCTGGACGTCTTCAGGTATCATGCAATTCTCAAAGTGGGTCAAAGATATTTCACTTACTCCTGCTTCAAGCTCAGCAAGGGAAAACCACCCATACCTTATGAACAAAAAGTTCATGCAACATTTATGATCACGTAGTTGTAACTATAGATCCAGATGATTACTATTTCATTTAGAAGCTACATACCTTAATCGGAATACAGAGGGACTATTCACTGAAAGAAAAACGTCAGCTACTGCAACAGTATCTCTTGTTGTCCACCTCTGATATGTAGCTAAATCCTCTTGATGAGCACAATATGGAAAAAGCACAAGCTCTCCACATGCAATATTTGAGTTGCCCCACTTGCGGTTCAGATGTTCTAAAACAGACGACATTTTTTTCCTAGCACTTAATGTGAGCTCCAGATGTGGATTATGTTCATCCTGTTAAGAAGAGATAGGGCTGTCAAACCATGCTCAAGGTGTTCGCTAATTTGAGAAAAGAACAGAATATCTCAGCTTGTGCACAGCCATAGTATTAGGTAACAATCAGTTCCACAACCACCACAGAACGGAAAAAGTTTATCCATAAAGCAAAAAAAGGGATAATAAAGTTATTTGTGCTTCATGTTCCATATATCATGAACATTTTGTTGACTACCAGGATCTATGAATTCGGGCCAACAGTTAACCAAATAACCAGTAATAATTGCTGCATCAAATGCATTGTTTGCTGAAAACACGAGATTAATTTTTAGCTAGTTTGCAAAAGGAAATTTACCTTCTCCAATGCCTTCCGTGTAGCTTCATTTATTGGAAATAACTGTAGTTTCAGCTTTGAAGGTGCTTGCGGATCTGCTTCCTTGATCTGATTTGTGCCAATAGCTGCCAATGGAGAATAAAAACATCAGGACAGTAGGAACCTGCGCTAGCCAAGCTAAGTCCAGAGAGCATATGAAACATAGTCCGGTAATTACATTAACTACAAATAAAACACTAGAACATTACCTTCAACAGTAGCTACATTGTTTGATGATGAAGCTAGTGGTCTTGCATCAACATTACACAAGTTTTGGGTCACTATGCTGCGTTCGATCTCTTCAGCTGCATCAGCAACCAAAGAAACACCAGCCATGGCAGCTCTCTCCCATTTTTTGTATGCAGCAGTTGCACCAACGCCACCTACAACACAAGTCATCTGCTATCAAACGCTAACGTAAAGGATGTTCGACACTATAGAGTTCCTCATATGATAAATTAGACCATCACGCGTGCAGATTACATATGATTAAAGGCAACTGAGGCTACATCATATCAAAACAGATGAAAGAAGTGATCACCTGCTCTCCTTTTCTGTTTCACAGTTCTTGTGGCAGAGAGGTCCCCTTTGATTGCTCCTGACCTGTTAGAATTTGTTTCTACAACCCGTTTGGAAAATGCTCCTTTAGAATAGGCTACAATGCTACCATCTTGTGCATCCATGGGCAACAGTTCTACTGAGGAAGATTGATTTCCTGGAGTCTTGCTGAGAATCGGAGATGAAGCTAGGTACATATCCCCTTGTGGACACTTTCTTCTGGTTCTCTTTCTGTCCTTTAGCAGTTGATTTCCCTATAAAGTGGATATATTGCATGAGAATAGAAGAACTATATAATAACCAACTTTATATTGTGGTAAAAATATGAAGAGGAACAAGCAGAATAGCTGTCTAACTGACCAATGTTTCTACAAATGTTTTCATTCTCCGAGGCCTCAGATGCAGCTTTGAAGCACTGCAGCTAAATTTTTCGAGCAGAGACCACCTGCATAAAACCCACTTATTAATATCTCATTATTTCCATGCAATGTAAAAGAAACAACACGGCGTCAAATGAAAAGGAATGCTTATTAGCAACAGATAATGCCTCTCCCTTCTTACACATAGACAAGAGGGAATTTTGCCTGTGAATAAGCAATTACCCTATCTATAAAACAAGCCCATACTTGGTGGCTAAATATTGTTCTCAATAAGAATTCTTTCTTTGTTCAAGCAGATGTATTATGTAATGCATGACTAAGAGAAACCTATAAAAATCTCATCAAATTAATCATGATTCAGTAATAACATAAACACATACAGCGGAACATAAAACAACATAAGTAAATATGAATAGGTGTTCACAACAGCACTATAGAGGCCTCACAGTTACAGCTCCTAacattaaaataaatatgaaaagGTGGGGCAAAATATATCACATGATTTGTAAGTTAAAAAGACAACCTAAAGTCCAAGAGTCTGGGGAAAATAATATGACAGAAATGTAGCTCGGAAACACTGTGAGACCAACTACCAGTTTTCTTGTACCATGCTATATAAATTAAACTAACAGTAGCTTAAACAACATCTTATCACATcaattgcatatcataagggCTCATTCAGTTACCAGCGGAGCATAGCAGCAATGGTGTCCTTGGAGTTTCTTGCATCAAGTGAGAATTCAGGACCCAGAATTTTCTTCATGCGTCTAACAAGGCGATAGTAATAATGTCTGACCTGTATTGCAGCAGAAGTGTGGAACCTTGAGGCTAATGGCAAAGTACCACACATTTTCTAGTTCATACATCTTTCACAATTATGCTGGCCATGTGATGGTGTAAATCAATGAGACAATAAAGTACATGTTACCACACAAAGTTAGAAAACCAAATTTGTATTCTTGGCAATTGCCAGGACAACATGCATCATGGCAAAATGCCTCAAGCTGCTGACCACATAGGGTGCTAAGATATTGAGGCATGTGCCTTGCAGACAAACATGGTTCCAGCAAAATAGAAACAAAAGACTGAATAAGATTTCGAGACATGGTGGTGTGTTTCTGCATCTCATGATCTGGGTTTGAGTTGTCCATCACCACAAAACTTGAAAGGAAGTAATAAAACAAAGCGAAATCAGCCACAGGCGGGGAGGGTGAATGGCTGCAAGTAAAGAGGGAGATCAGCTACAAGTGAAATGCTCATCCTCATTGGATTAAGATGAAGATTGTGATCCTCGCTCGCTGCAACCCTTCCCCAGCTACCGCAGGAGAAACATAACTACATAATGAATAATGGCTTCAAACTATGGGGATACTGGTGCTATGTCATCAAACAACAAAGCCGTTGGTAATAAATAAGATTTCCAAGATGCCAGTTGCATCCAGATTTTCAACATAAAGTGCCATTACTCAATTCTATTTGGTCACCAAAATGAGAGGCTCATACACAATTAAATTTACAGTATCACATGTATGTTAATCTCCTTAGAAAATCCTAATTCAGTTCAATACAGCCTGTTAAAAATCACAGGAATATCTTGGTGGAAGGTGGTGTACCTGATCCTTATTTTTGCTCTGGACACGGAGTGTAATCTTCTCAAAATTCTACCAAAAACAAGGACACTGTGTTATCCATCTATCATTTAGCACGCGCACTAAGTAGTTTGCAGAACACAGCGTAACATTGCATCCAGAACTTATGCTTCTTACTTTTCCTACTTGGCGAAGAGCATTGAAGAAACTCTCTTCCTCCTGGTGTGTCCATGCGGCCCATTGGCGAGTTGGCTTTTTCGCTATGAGAACGGACATCGCACAAAAAGATAAACGAGGAGTTTAAGAGAAAATctccaaaatagttttggggAAGAGACGAACCAGGCTTCTGATCGGGATCGGATGCCCGTAGCAGAGTGGCTAATGGAAAATCAACAGGCTGAGGGGGCGGACTCATCTCTTCGGACGCCTCCTTCTCCATGGCATTCGCAGCCACAAATATCTCGTAATTCTCTGATTTGATTTGACGCGGAAAAAAATCGAATAtttaggaaacagaagaaCGAATCGAAGAATTAAATGGgctgaggaagaggaagagactAACCGTGGTGCCGATCGGAGAGAGCCGTCAGTGGATTTCGATTTGGCAGAAAATATTCTACAGTTTGAGGAAATTTGAGATTGGGGAGTTAGGGATTTGGAGGAATTGGGGAAAATTAGGCAATGAAATGATGAGTGCAGTCGGTGAAAGAGGGATCGGTCGCCACCTGTCCCTTCTTTTTGATCGCACGGCTATTCTTCTTCCGTGCACACTATCCAAACAAACCTACGTCATGACGTGGTATTAGCAAGGCGGAACAGAGATTACTCAGATTAGCGTCAGGAGACAGAGAGAGCGGCATCGAGTCCCTAGCAGCTTCGAGACAAAAAGGTCTTTGGAGACTCCTGTAATGGATTGTCTTCCACGAATATGCATTATGCAATGGTTGAAATTGATCTAGGGAAGTTTTATTCAAATCAGTTGACACCTGAATGAGCCCCTAtgtgggagtttagtccctACCGAGCAAAATATTGTAAAAGGAACCGTAAATTGGAAATGAGGAAGGATGCCGTCACGATGGTCGTAGCGTGACAATCACATGTCACATATACATGTTCGAACCTCGGGCAAGTGCGGTGCATCCCATTAAACAAAATAATGATGATTTAATCTAAGTATCTGGCTCATAACCGCATTACTCTTTGACAAATGATATTGTCACCTTTTTCTGTGTATTCTTACCAGCCTGATATAAACCATAAACTACCGAGGACAATTTGTGTAGTAACACTGCGATTCTAAGGAGAGAATAAACTCAAAAGTTTTATAGAAGCTGAGAAAAGAAGATCGCATTAAAGCA
This is a stretch of genomic DNA from Brachypodium distachyon strain Bd21 chromosome 1, Brachypodium_distachyon_v3.0, whole genome shotgun sequence. It encodes these proteins:
- the LOC100825142 gene encoding TSL-kinase interacting protein 1, producing MEKEASEEMSPPPQPVDFPLATLLRASDPDQKPAKKPTRQWAAWTHQEEESFFNALRQVGKNFEKITLRVQSKNKDQVRHYYYRLVRRMKKILGPEFSLDARNSKDTIAAMLRWWSLLEKFSCSASKLHLRPRRMKTFVETLGNQLLKDRKRTRRKCPQGDMYLASSPILSKTPGNQSSSVELLPMDAQDGSIVAYSKGAFSKRVVETNSNRSGAIKGDLSATRTVKQKRRAGGVGATAAYKKWERAAMAGVSLVADAAEEIERSIVTQNLCNVDARPLASSSNNVATVEAIGTNQIKEADPQAPSKLKLQLFPINEATRKALEKDEHNPHLELTLSARKKMSSVLEHLNRKWGNSNIACGELVLFPYCAHQEDLATYQRWTTRDTVAVADVFLSVNSPSVFRLRYGWFSLAELEAGVSEISLTHFENCMIPEDVQVKSSSEACAQKDSTSLGGFTSEHPSCNSNDQSSLLLGTPSSTDKNAEEEQSTNVSPSQSGSQHQEQVPDQATEVYQGMKCVAMSEVEWADTLTDISVGYLLTEASKGAKLDCPGTSSVKNALLDNSCSYDSFDAAVALHTSRYQVAEQSAHTSHSNIWGAEETCDEFSFKSAAGRKQEGSNTLAGSPPDSDNEVHSPNSEGFRGFLEDLAGGEVADNPCIYDVKDIELCAISLPQNDKDSGLKDQSLADIYWPDSLGPLDLEIPSTRYQPEDFFLGDSQNSWGRMMASSLDAFRNLSFFTSDKNDSIPPIM